ggatgtggaaattttttttttctatcgcaGTTGTCAGGTAGCCGATGCAAACGTAGAAAACTCGCGTAGTAGTGTGTCTTTCGATTTGTTCTACTTGCGTCTATGTTGGCTTGCCATACTTCTCAATACCATGAATTCACGGGGTAGGTGCTTTAAAAATTCTGTAGGCTTTGTTTACCGGCGAAACTGTTTACCTCTACCTCCCGTATGCATCCCCCGTATGCGTTCCCAGGGGAGGAGGGGTACCCTGggcggcttacgtccgtatcacggtgcctggacaggaatggagacgataCTATTGGACATGATTGTGCACGTGGaatgcgcttctgtggttataacgtcacgtgcgtcggaggtgccggcgctgctgcaatCGAGGCGAGTAGAGGACAGGGGGAAAGAGtttggcgacggcgcctgtgcacgtggcccaCGCTTCCGTGGTTATTACACCACGCGCATCGGAGGTGCCGGCACGGCTGCAGCAGTGGTTGCCGATactatagtgttctagaataggggtagtgggctcagatgacggctccgcttgaggcccttgatgtcgcctccgagagatggcgctacaaATATTTGCACCTGAAACGTTTTGCAGTTTTTTGCCTACGCTATGCAGGTTATTTCACTGCATAGCGTAAATCTAAAGAAGTTCTTGCTGtctgtattaccggaaaggcgtcaattcgcattttgtgctctctctctctctctctctctctctctctatatatatatatatatatatatatatatatatatataggaaagtcagaagcacaacttcgcgtttatcttaggtttattattgacccaacagtttcggtcggtggaccgaccgaaACTGCGTAGAACTGCGTAGAATACAACTACGTAGAACACGTTTCTACGTAGTCTGCCATGGGACAAAAGACTTATTTTTTCTTGGCTATATTGACTGTTTTCCGTGGTCTTGAACAGACTCCTACCACAGCGCGGATAAAAGGACCGATGATTCGGGTATACCCCATCTCAGGCGCAGGCCATCTTACTGAAACAATTGAACAAGCATAAATTAAATCAGCGCGGAAAACACAGGCAACAAAGAAAGGAAGGATACAGAAAACACgctctcatttcttttttttctacctcctggggttctttaacgtgcgccgaATGCACAGTACACGAGCGTGATTGCATTTCTgtcccatctaaatgcggctgccgcggtgaggaatcgaacccgggacgccATAGCCGGTAAGCCACCACTGCGGGTAGCGGACGCACCAGAACCGTGGGATTACATTTAAATACCGATGATTGCGCTGGCCGGCTATGGGCCGTGCTTCGAGTGTTGCTTGCCCTTCTCGGATAAAGTTGGTCCAATAAGGAGAATTGCGAAAATGATTTTTGCTCTATATACGACGCGGACAAAGAATGAACGATACAGGACACACGAAGCACTTCACGTGTCATGTGCCCTTCGTTCTTTGTCAACGTCTTCTATAGCGCAAAAATCATTTCCGCAATGCATAAGCAGCTCGCCCAGATCCCCACTTTGACCAATAGAGAGATTCTTAAGTCAGATATTTGACAGTGTCTCTTCTGCACCGGTCACTTGACAATGTGAAGCTACCTGCATCTTCACAATCTAGCTTGTTAAcgttatatttcttccgctgctTTAAGAGCTTATCATGAAATGTAGTTTTCGCTGTATTGTGTTGAGAGGCTTCATCTAGCGCTGTATCTGGAAGTACGGTCGACCACTGAAGTTTTCGGAGCACTAAAGTTGCGGAAAAGATACATTTTTTCGCGAATCGAGTTACGTATTGGGATAAACCGGTAAACATCACAATGGGCGTGGCGCCTTGAAGGAAGATGCACTATCTGCCAACagcattttgttcttttttttttcttttaggatACCTTGCTTCGAAAAATTTTGTGGTTGGAAATGCTTGCCTGAAGTGTGAGAGAAAGGGCAACGGCAGCAGGGAATGGATCTTTAGAGGATTCAAtacatggtggtggtggtgaattgtagcaacaggcgggtttagcctgatgattaaggccggcaattgctccgcccgagtaTCTCTTAAAATATCTCGTAAGAATTCGACAAGGAGACGTAAAATTTCTTTGCGGGATATAACTGATCAATCGGGAAAtgcaaggtgttgcaggcacgcacgtggaaggtccttttttttgcagattctccgggagagcgtccctttcatcttggaatttcgggcacaaccacagaaagtgttcaatgtctcctgtctcgtcgcatgccgtacagttcggagaattgattcgccccgtcttaaataaccaggccggtgtactagcagatcctgtccttatTCGATGTGGAAGTGAGGCTTCATGTATGTTGGTCCATGCCTGTGCCAGCCTCAGTCAAGCTGTACTTACGACGATAGTGTGCTTTTCGCTGAGATGACACGGTGTCTGGTAATGAGGTCGTGTGGTCGTACTTTTGTGGGGTATGGATGTTAGAACTCTCGTGGGTCGTGCTTTTGGTGCTCAGTAAAGAAACCTAGACGATCGAAAACAgtcatgtcccccccccccccccccaactgtgATGTGTATCACAGCTTCTACTTGAAGTTCAAACGTTGGgcccaagaaatatttttttttttttgcagctgctTAGTGTTTGGGTCACAAGTGCTTAGGAGCACGTGTACTTTCTTTAAGTATTgttagctgaaaatgcactttaCCCCGCTAATCTTTCGAACAAGTCGAAGTCGAAGCGATCCTCTTGGCACACAGTGTTCCTTGTATACTGGGAATCTTGTGCTCGTGTATCTCCATTTGTTGGGTGCCCTGTGTGAAGGGCTCCTATATTAACTTATTAAAGAGTCCAGAGACACTCATATGGCACTTCATGATGCACTTTTTTATTGAACAGACCCTTCAAGCAACCTTGCccacgaagcaaaaaaaaattcttttggTGATATATTATACAGTTTTAGCTGCCCTGGAATCTAATATGAAACCAGATCAACACTTAATTCCCAAGGCTTCCCGTATGCTACGTATAAGCTTTGttatattttttttccattttgcATCGAATGACAAGAGCTTGACGAAGTCCTCCTAAGCGTCTATATGTATAATTTAAAAATTTTCTATGGCCCAGTCAACTAGCGTAAGTCCAGCGCGTTGATGTGCCGATGAGGTGAGGGCATCCAGCGAACTCTCATGTCCGTGCTCTGCAATAAGAGAAAAACAAGAATATCACCACAGTTACAAAAATAATCGCGTGCAAAAGCGATTTTCATCTGCATCACCCTTAATTCCTGTAGGGCCTCATGCTCTATAGTATGGAATctagcagcgaaaaaaaaaaagctggatgCTGTGAAGAAGGCAGGCACAACGTCGCACCACGTCTTCACTGCGTACTGTGTTTTCAGCTTTCTGCTTTCCTTctaaacatgcaccaaccagccccgTTCAGCCTACTACTGCTGTCGCTGCTCTAGTTTTGTGCAATGCCAAACACCTTTGCTATGGAGCGGGGGATAAGTCCAGTGCTACAGAGCACAGAAATCGATATCTCATAATTGACATATAGTTTCGATTCAAGCCAAACTAATCATGCTCAGATGCGACTACATTGACGTGCATGTATACCTTTCCCCGATGGAGCGTTGCGAATTTCTTGGAACCCAGTATCTACAGCCAGATTACGGTTTCTTTGATACACAAAAAGCGGTTCACGCGTTCTCTAGTTAAGAGTGCCGACGGCTGTGAATGCGCACATTACGCAATACCTATATCAAGACTATCAACTTAGTGCCAAGAATCAGGCAGCGTGCATTTAGTAGACAGCCCCAGGCACGCTGCTCCTTGATCTTCCAAGAAAAGAGGCAAGTGACTAATGTTCAGCACGTTCGGTGTGACTAAGGTGCAGCTTCTTGCTGCAGTCTGATCATACCAATTTTCCTTTGCATGTTTAAGAAACGTAGGAAGCTTGACGGGACTAAATACACAAGATGGCCATGTGGGGCCCCTCGCAAGAGCTCGGCAGACCAAGCAATTGAAATCCCAGATATaattaaaacaaaaaacaaaaacacggcAGAAAGCAACGTCTGACTTTCTCTTTTCTCGCTACTGTCGCTTCGACTTACCAGCCCTTGTGTCCGTAGCCGTAGCCGCCGTAGCCGCCGAAGGCACCGAGTCCACCAAAACCGTATCCGTGGCCAAGACCGTATCCACCGAAGGCAACGGCGGGGGCGGCAGCGACGGCCACTGGGGCAGCAACGGCCACTGGGGCAGCGACCGCCACGGGGCGGGCGACAAACACGGGGCGGGCCACAGCTACGGGGCGGGCGACGGCAACTGGagcagcgacggcgacggcgggaGCGGCAGCGACTCCGTAGCCTCCGTAGCCACCGTAGCCGCCGTAGCCGTGACCATGTCCGCCGACCAGGATGGCAGCTCCACCAGCGCTGTGGCCGTAGGAGAAGGACGCTCTCTTGGCAACGGCCGGagcggcaacggcgacgccgtgGCCGTAGCCGAGGCCGTGGCCGTAGCCGAGGCCAGCGCCGTAGCCGAGGCCAGCGCCGTAGCCGCTGTAGCCGCCGACGAAGCCGGCGGAGGCGGCGGAGATGACTCCGAGgagaacggcgagctgtggggaGAGACGCGGGCGCGAACGGGGTCGTGTGATGAGCATGCGCCAGCCTACATTTTTACAGGATCGGTCAAAAGCACTAAGTAGCTCGCTACCGGTGTAAACAAATCCTCGTAGTTGAGGTTGCTGAGACAAATCCCGTGTGACACGGGTGAAGCCGACGTTCTTAAGCCTGACGAAGCCTGAGGATGAGCAATTGCTGTGCAGCGTCGAGGCTGTGGTGAGGACATGATGCCACAAGATGCTAAACATTTATAGCTGCTCGCTGGCAGTTGGTCATGATGACACCACTATCTGATCTTTGCATTTATAGCAAAAGATTTACATATTAGAAAAATCGGAAGAGCAAGCTCACTAACCAAACGGCTGCTAAGAAAATGAACAAGCTCAGTCTAATTCTGAACACTTCTGGACTGCCTAAGAAAGAAAAGTTTAGTTTAGATTGTAATATTGGAAACCTAATCAGGCATCATTCGTGCACAACCTGATGCTTTCTAAGTGTGAGGGGTGCTGCTCAAAGGCGTTGTACGAGGTGCAAACTAATGCCCGAACCGCGCCGAAACTGACACTTTTAAAGTGTCACACCACAGCTATCAATGTGGAGCCTAGTACAAGTGGCATGATTCAAAAGTCGTGACGATTTGTGCctttttgtacttttctttttcGATTAATTGGTAACTTCACGCCCCAGTGCTCTCTAGCACGCTTCTGAAGCCTTCAAGGACAAACTTTGCACTGAAATGTTACTGTTGAAGCACAATGTCAACACCTCAACCAGAAGGTGTACTTCTGAATTGGAGCTGAAATCATTTCTGTCATCAAACACAACATAGCTAAGGGATGAGCCTCAGGTTTCAACGCCGAGCTACGGGAGACGCCGTGTATTCCTTCAAGGCTACACTAATACTCACAAGGGCGTTCATGGTGATGGAGCTGTTAGTTCCTGCTAAGAGCGCTGAACAGAGAAAACAAGGTGTGTGGAACCCTTCTAACGGTTCGTCGCGTTTTTATACTCGAAACTGCGGCCCGCTCTCGTGCGAAGGCGACCGAGCGCGCGGCGAGCGGCTatcgaacaaaaagaaaacaaaaagatagAAAACCGGACGCCGTAGTAGCCAATGGTCGCCGCGGGCTTCTTTCTCTCAGGAAGCACAGAAATGGGCAAGAACCCGAGGGAAAGGGTGTAACAACGGGCgagcgctgggggggggggggggtgaagtggGCGCGGTGATGGCAAAATGTGATCCCCGCCACCAGGAGAGGTCCGACGGCAAAAAAGCTCGGCAGTACAGCGGTTCGAGAGGCCCCCAGCCTGGCGTCCGCACATAGCACCTGTCCAAGCTAACCCCCTCTCCCACGAAAGTGGGCACCGAAGCATCTCGCCCCTTTGGTCAGTCGGCAGCTCCAGAAAGCACAAAAGACGAAAACGAACAGGAGGGGGTTGCAATGAAGCCGAACGCACGGTGATACACACTCTCTCCGCCATACCGCGCTCGCAGGGCAAGGAACCGGCCGCCGTTGTAACTACCGGCACCGCCCGCCCGCCCGCTAGCGCACTTTCCCATCTCGCGAGAGCACAACGGGACCGTCCCAGGGTGACCGGGGGGAGACCGTCCTGAATCTCTCCTCCGCATCAGCCAAGGCTGCGCGCACCGGCGAAGCCCCGCGACGCAAGAACGGGAACACGTGGTCCCCGTGACGCCGGCGTCGAGCGCCCAGCAGTCGTTGATGAGCGACTAATGCAAGGCTTCAAGATCCGGGGGTTATCTATGGCGCCCGAGGGGCTCGGGAAATGGTTGGGCTGAGAGTCGGTCAGCGGTAGCGCGTGTCGCCAGCGCCGGTCGAATTCCAGTCAGTGAAAGCGTTGTTAAATCGTTGATTGCGCGAGGTATTGCAGTTTCAGAGCGATGATTCGACCTCGCCGCTGTGATGTAATCGTAGGTTTGTCGCGCAAAGCAGCAGAGACAAatgggaagtaaaaaaaaaaaacatgagggcTGTTTTCAAGAAATAAGTTTATTGGAAACAGGCGAGCTCGATGGCCAAAGCAAGACTCCTCGGCGCGAGCAAGACAGCATTCAGGGATGACAATTCGTTTTTCGGTGACGAGATGGACAGATTTGCAGCGGTCATTTCCAacatttccgttttttttttctgctaactTGAGCAATGTGCAGACTAAGCCATCATTCCGTTAGGACAACGCTTAGCCATCACACCGCTCAGCCGGGCAACAGTGCCCTACCTTTAATTGCGGCGAGTATTATCGAAATACCTGATCATTGCTTCGCATTCGTACAAACAGTTCTATCACTACAGTGTGTCATTGCAAGCAATGGCAGCGTGCTGTTAGGTCACGTggccggcctggcacaacacccaaGGTGATGACTGCAAGGAAGCGGAAGCTGGCGTGTTCTCTTTTCGTCGATCTACGTTACAGCGCGAACGCGTCCTGGGTAGATAAACCGGTGTGCTGCCGCGCCTTTCTACAGCCAGAACATACTGAACAAGTCGAATACGTTCTGGCTGCTGGCAACATTCATTCAGCTCggaatacatcatcatcagcctatattttatgtccactgcaggacgaaggcctctccctgcgatctccaattacccctgtcttgcgctagcgtattccaacttgcgcctgcaaatttcctaacttcatcatcccatctggttttctgccacctcgactgcgcttcccttctcttggtatccattctgtaaccctaatggtccaccggttatccatcctacgcattacatgacctgcccagctccatttcttccgcttaatgtcaactagaatatcggctatccccgtttgttctctgatccacaccgctctcttcctgtctcttaacgttagtcctaagatttttcgttccatcgctctttgtgcggcccttaacttgttctcgagcttctttgttaacctccaagtttctgccccatatgttagcaccggtagaatgcactgattgtacacttttctcttcaacgacagtggtaagctcgcagtcaggatttggtaatgcctgccgtatgcactccaacccaattttattcttcgacCTAGCATATACTACCTCGTAAAAAGTCGTGACACTAATTACCCATCCTGTCTTTCGTTCTATGTCCTTTTGAGTGCCCTGTTAAGTGCAGCTTGTGTACCTTATTCTGTTTGCTTAAGCCGCACACAGGACACGTTCGGTTTTGGTTTCTATCTAAATATGGCACACACCCATAAAGGGGATTTGCCAAGAGTCGGGTAGAACTAGAAAACTCATTTAGTCGTGCCTAGAAAGAAACAAGAACATTTGGGACAAGACAAAGGAAAGGTGAAATATCATAATGTACAATAATTTGGTTAAGAAACCGTCTGGATTCGGGAAAAATTtaatggcgagacccgggcccggcccgtgcccggaCATAAGCTACGTtatccgcccggcccggcccgccacccctttaccttaggcccgagcccggcccgagaccgaaaaataatggaaaaaaaaattcataaatgGCGAATTACAATTGCCCAAGAGAAGAAGTTCACAAAGACATAATTTGGGAAATATAAACATCCATGTTAACACGATCAATCTATTACTCTTAAATATATCTTGATAAATATGAAAAACGACTGCAAGAGAGCAAGAAAATATTTATTGTCTCAGCTTGAGGTCAGGCCTGTGAATATATAAGGAAAGGATTCCGGCATAATCTCACTGTGTTACCAACCACCACTCTTGATACCGAATGGCTCTTAGTGAAAAAGAAAtctcgttttaaatgcgaagcatttcttggcaaaaatttgccactttgacagtatctatctatctatctatctatctatctatctatctatctatctatctatctatctagccgcctgcctcttggtgctctcatggtcattttgttAAATTGGTAAggacaaaaattggcatagtatgacaagagtatatgacgaacataaatgataagtcatgacaaGAATATTATGACGCgtgtgtcatgtgggtcatggaacagccgcctttgtcttggtgctctcgtggtcgtttcgttaacttggtatgtaactggaatgggttcggccttgggtactaagtgaatgaaactcTAAAGAATGACgttagaagtcataatcatgagcatgactcagcaaaagtgacgatgactcagcgaaaatgattaacCCTAAcgaaccactggaatgggttcggacgtgggcactaagtgaaggaaacactaaaggatgatgatagaagtcctagtcacgagcatgactaagcaaaaatgaccgTGACTCAGCGGGAAatgattagcactcaaaaaccactgaaatgggttcggacatgggtaccaagtgaaggaaacacaaaagagTGATgctataagtcatagtcatgagcatggctcagcaaaaatgaccgtgactcagcgaaaaatgattaacactcaaaaaccactgaaatgggttcggacatgggtactaagtgaaggaaacattaaaagatgataatagaagtcatagtcacgaccatgactaagtaaaaatgacaatgactcagcgaaaaatgattaacaatCAAAatccactggaatgggtttggacgtgggcactgagtgaatgaaacactaaaggatgatggtagaagtcatagtcatgagcatgattcagcgaaaatgacaatgacgcagtGAAAAGaagttaacactcaaaagccactgaaatgagttcggacataaatgataggtcattgtcatgacatgcgtgtcatgtaggtcatgaaacagctgcctacgtctttgtgctctcatggtcattccGTTAAGttggtcggctccccgcactctgcttcgcataacaacgattcccacagggtgtgggatctgccagcttttttatTGGTAAAATGTAAATTATAGTACCAACTCTTATCACTGCTTCCTTTAGTCCTCTTGCTGCAAAATTTCGGTAAATAATAACTTCATACCTCGGTTTTATCCGTATACTGTCATTCTGAATATGTATTTTATGTTACTAGCATTTCCTGTTCTGCAACTTGTTCGCTGTATTCctgcctcatttttttttttcatgtaactTTCATCGAGGGTTCCGGTACAGTCACTTACCTTGGGACTCTcgtctgtatgtgtgtgtgtatgtcttTCATCTTTAAGCAAAAtaaggattgattgattgattgattgaatgattgattgattgattgattgattgattgattgattgattgacactCAAGCTCACGGCCAAAAGCTTTCGAGCGGATGTCCGGCCCGATGTCACACTGCTTTGCTTGGCATGCGTCTAAAAAAAATGACGTCAAGGAAAGCATGGTGGAAATTACGAGCATTTTAATGAAATGAAGAACTAATATCGAGTAAGGGTTAAATTTGGGATAAATGTAACATTCTAAATAAACGAAATGGAAGGTGAAAGTTGAGCAAACGGCAAACTTGTCGCCGCTGGTAGCCGAACTCACAACCTCCACAACACGCTCGTGATGCTCTACGAATTGAGCTAACGTGGACCCTTGTATCCCTGTGCACTTTCTTGGATGTTCGATTGTGTGTACGAAACCTAGCTCTCTAGGAGAGTTCACAAGGTGCTACTCAGAACCATGGCTTCGGTTAGGTCTAGAATACCCGGTCACTTGCAGGCTTTTTCAAGCTTCCGTTTTTACTCATGTGAAATTCTTCCAATTCAAGGAAACAGTCAATGAGTAAGCTTCCCTTCTACTTAATAGCGTAGGGTAGACAACCCAAACTATCACCGGGTAAACTCCCGGCTTTTTTACACACTCTTACTCTGTGTCTATCAATCTGATTATCTATACATATCGACACGAGACTGCGAGCAATGTGTCAGTGGCAGTGATCGTACGATTCAGGCGTTCAATAATGGAAGGtggttcgtttgagggtggtacgcggtCATAAgcttgtgtttggtggcacaagaatcTTTTTCGCCCTTGTATGCTTGCGTCGAACGTTTGTTACAAAAAATCTAACTCCACTGCGTCCCTAGTTATACTATCTTTGTGTTCGAGAAGGCAACCTGTGTCCAAAAAAGCGTTCTGTTAGAGGAAAGGGTAGGTGAGGAAGGCAAGGAATATGCTAAGCCAAATGAAAGACAGTTGCTGGAGCCCCTGAGACCGTAATGAGGCGGATGCAGTGCTGCTAGAATCTAGGACTGCTGTTAAATTTAGCTCGACCTTCGGCAAGGACGTTTCTTCCGTTGCAGGAAAGTTTAGACAAACAACATTCGAGCCAAGATCAGCAAGCACGCTGGCCACGTCAGTGGTATGGTAATACGACGCACAGTAAACTACAGGCAAAAGAAAATGTTGGAAAGGTCTGAATGAATGCTACACGAGCAACACTCGCAATGTATGCTCACGCCATCACAATGGACAACTGACGgcggaaaagagagagagagagaaacttgaGAGTCTAGAGACTACACAATCCAGACTGCAGTTCTTACTACGCTCGATTCAGGAGCGATTCTGGCGTCCACGTTGCATTTACATACTCTGAAGGTCTGTCCAACGCGAGCACGCCCCTGTTTCAAAGAACTGCTCTGTGCAGTGAAAATAACAGGAATACGCTGGAGCGACGGTCGACCACACCTTTTCTAATACGCAGCGGGTGCTTAAATTAAAGTCATGAAAATATGAGGCAGGCAAGCTGTTGAGTTAATCTCTACCGTTCTGTGGCGCTCCGAGCCGTGGAAGTGCACACTGGCATCCTCATGAATATTGATTGCATCGGCCCAGCGCCGACGGCCTGCCTCAATAACCAGACCAGCTCGAACGAACTGGGCAAAATGAAACATGCAAGAGAGACTCCGCCCCCTTTTCCGCTCTTGCAGAGATAGCCCGAGTTATCGGTAGCGAATACTGGCTCAGTCTGGGTTGACTAGTACCACTGTTGCTCGCTGCAAACGGACTAACCAGATTGACCTCGAGCGAGAACTGTACTAGTGGTTCGTCGCTGGCCGCAAGGACATTCAGTTAAGCCACTGGTTTATACTGTAGATGCGTATAAATGGTGGCCCGCAGCTGTTATCTTTAAATCGCAAAAGTGCCT
This region of Dermacentor silvarum isolate Dsil-2018 chromosome 5, BIME_Dsil_1.4, whole genome shotgun sequence genomic DNA includes:
- the LOC119452373 gene encoding cuticle protein 65-like gives rise to the protein MNALLAVLLGVISAASAGFVGGYSGYGAGLGYGAGLGYGHGLGYGHGVAVAAPAVAKRASFSYGHSAGGAAILVGGHGHGYGGYGGYGGYGVAAAPAVAVAAPVAVARPVAVARPVFVARPVAVAAPVAVAAPVAVAAAPAVAFGGYGLGHGYGFGGLGAFGGYGGYGYGHKG